A portion of the Rhodococcus pseudokoreensis genome contains these proteins:
- a CDS encoding GntR family transcriptional regulator, whose product MVLAAGADPDNEGGPDAGANRTLQAYHDLRALILSGHYEPDSRLTESGLTTQLQVSRGTIRSVLARLAQEGYVTTEANRSARTRSFSVDEAIEILETRAVLESALAAKAAERATEADIAAMTETCKRMWDLQVPGGREEYWNLNRKFHEQVKQAARQATLTRFVDSLLYPLVVQQYRDADRRANPRTDSVREHEAILAAIVTHNPESAAAAMRHHLSSARRALQLNFPTSDDQLDPRKG is encoded by the coding sequence ATGGTGCTAGCTGCGGGCGCAGACCCGGACAACGAGGGCGGCCCCGATGCGGGCGCCAACCGGACGTTGCAGGCGTATCACGACCTGCGCGCCCTGATCCTCTCCGGTCACTACGAACCGGATTCCCGTCTCACCGAGTCTGGACTCACCACCCAACTCCAGGTCTCGCGCGGGACGATTCGCTCGGTGCTGGCGCGCCTCGCGCAGGAGGGCTATGTCACCACCGAGGCGAACCGGAGCGCGCGCACCCGGTCGTTCTCGGTGGACGAGGCGATCGAAATTCTCGAGACCCGCGCGGTCCTGGAGTCGGCGCTGGCAGCGAAGGCCGCCGAACGCGCCACCGAGGCGGACATCGCCGCGATGACCGAGACCTGTAAGCGCATGTGGGACTTGCAGGTACCGGGTGGGCGCGAGGAATACTGGAACCTCAACCGCAAGTTTCACGAACAGGTCAAGCAGGCGGCGCGGCAGGCCACGCTCACCAGGTTCGTCGACAGCCTGCTCTATCCGCTCGTCGTGCAGCAGTACCGCGACGCGGACCGCCGCGCGAACCCGCGCACCGACTCCGTCAGGGAGCACGAAGCCATCCTCGCGGCGATCGTCACGCACAACCCGGAGTCCGCCGCCGCGGCGATGCGGCATCACCTGTCGTCGGCCCGGCGAGCACTTCAGCTGAACTTCCCGACATCGGACGACCAGCTGGATCCGCGGAAGGGATGA
- a CDS encoding LacI family DNA-binding transcriptional regulator, whose protein sequence is MNESDRGTAEGGTADVAPGAPSFRPPTIRDVAARAGVSKSLVSRVLRGEANVSAARRELVTQAMKELDYRTNTIARGLSESRSGTVGVMLNDLRNPWFVELLEGMTTTLDAVGIAPVLADSHLDQRVGRDTVETLLSQRIDGLVVVGTTDAGPAIERAAALVPVVLAGTHEPSLPNVDIAADDDIAGARLATRHLLDLGHRRIAYLQGPGVVGTLRRDGFTEAMTEAGCGDLASVQFAGMTEESGYVAAGRVLDAETRPTAILAFNDVTCVGALSAADDRGLRVPDDLSLVGYDDTYLARIRHLSLTSVNNGNFAVGAQAAKFLLQRLERPSQPRRIHLHTPTLSVRRSTAAPGGGKG, encoded by the coding sequence GTGAACGAATCAGATCGCGGCACGGCCGAGGGTGGGACTGCGGACGTGGCCCCGGGTGCACCGTCGTTTCGCCCACCGACGATCCGCGACGTGGCCGCGCGGGCGGGGGTGTCGAAATCGCTGGTGTCCCGGGTGCTCCGCGGCGAGGCGAATGTCAGCGCCGCCCGCCGCGAGTTGGTCACGCAGGCGATGAAGGAACTCGACTACCGGACGAACACCATTGCCCGCGGACTGTCCGAATCACGCAGCGGCACAGTCGGGGTGATGTTGAACGACCTCCGCAATCCCTGGTTCGTGGAATTGCTCGAGGGGATGACGACGACGCTCGACGCCGTCGGAATCGCGCCGGTGCTGGCCGATAGCCACCTGGATCAGCGCGTGGGGCGGGATACCGTCGAGACCCTGCTGTCGCAGCGGATCGACGGGTTGGTGGTGGTGGGCACCACCGATGCCGGCCCCGCGATCGAACGGGCGGCCGCCCTCGTTCCCGTCGTCCTCGCGGGAACCCACGAACCGAGCCTGCCGAACGTCGACATCGCGGCGGACGACGACATCGCCGGTGCCCGGTTGGCCACCCGGCATCTGCTGGACCTCGGCCATCGGCGGATCGCCTACCTGCAGGGTCCCGGAGTGGTGGGCACGCTGCGCCGGGACGGGTTCACCGAGGCGATGACCGAGGCCGGGTGCGGCGACCTCGCGTCGGTGCAGTTCGCAGGCATGACCGAGGAGAGCGGATACGTCGCGGCCGGGCGGGTGCTCGACGCCGAAACCCGGCCGACGGCGATCCTCGCGTTCAACGACGTCACCTGCGTCGGGGCGTTGTCGGCGGCCGACGACCGCGGCCTGAGAGTCCCCGACGACCTCTCGCTCGTCGGGTACGACGACACGTATCTCGCACGGATCCGGCACCTGTCGCTGACGTCGGTCAACAACGGCAATTTCGCGGTCGGTGCGCAGGCCGCGAAATTTCTGCTGCAGCGGCTGGAGCGACCGTCACAGCCGCGGCGCATCCACCTGCACACACCGACGCTCAGTGTTCGCCGTTCGACAGCGGCGCCCGGCGGCGGGAAGGGGTGA
- the rox gene encoding rifampin monooxygenase: MTDVIIAGGGPTGMMLAAELRLHGVDVLVLEKETQPNDQVRSLGLHVRSIEILDQRGLLERFLEHGKQYPGGGRFAGIDKPWPEHPGTAHAYILGIPQPVTDRLLAEHAAELGADIRRGSELVGLSQDADGVTVDLAETRLRARYLVGCDGGRSTVRKLLGVGFPGEPAKVEWLRGEMEVTTPPEELAAIVAEVRKTHKGFGVGPAGNGLYGVVVPAEKVTEDSTVPPTLDEVKRQLRAFAGTDFGVHSPRWLSRFGDATRQAERYRVGRVFLAGDAAHVHPPLGGQGLNLGIQDAFNLGWKLAAEINGWAPVDLLDSYHSERHPVGADVLNNTRAQSELMSTEPGPQAVRRLVTELMDFEVVSRYLMEKITAIGVRYDFGDGNELLGRRLRDIGLGRGRLYERMHRGRGLLLDRTGRLSVDGWADRVDSVDDAGAEVGVPAVLLRPDGHVAWTGDDQTGLDKQLSRWFGAPVG, from the coding sequence ATGACCGATGTGATCATCGCCGGCGGCGGCCCGACCGGCATGATGCTGGCCGCCGAATTGCGGCTGCACGGTGTGGACGTGCTGGTGCTGGAGAAGGAGACCCAGCCGAACGATCAGGTCCGTTCACTCGGCCTGCACGTGCGGAGCATCGAGATCCTCGATCAGCGCGGGCTGCTCGAACGGTTCCTCGAGCACGGCAAGCAGTACCCGGGTGGCGGTCGCTTCGCCGGCATCGACAAACCGTGGCCCGAACATCCGGGCACCGCGCACGCCTACATCCTCGGCATCCCCCAGCCGGTCACCGACCGCCTGCTGGCCGAGCACGCCGCCGAACTCGGAGCCGACATCCGGCGCGGCAGCGAACTGGTAGGCCTGAGCCAGGACGCCGACGGAGTAACCGTTGACCTGGCTGAGACCCGGTTGCGTGCGCGCTACCTCGTCGGCTGCGACGGCGGCCGCAGCACCGTCCGCAAGCTGCTCGGCGTCGGATTCCCCGGCGAACCCGCGAAGGTCGAGTGGCTACGGGGCGAGATGGAGGTGACCACCCCGCCGGAGGAACTGGCCGCCATCGTGGCCGAGGTTCGCAAGACCCACAAGGGGTTCGGCGTCGGTCCCGCCGGGAACGGCCTGTACGGGGTCGTCGTCCCCGCCGAGAAGGTCACCGAGGACAGCACGGTCCCCCCGACGCTCGACGAGGTGAAGCGGCAGCTGCGCGCGTTCGCCGGCACCGACTTCGGTGTCCACTCACCACGCTGGCTCTCCCGCTTCGGCGACGCCACCCGTCAGGCCGAGCGCTACCGGGTCGGACGGGTGTTCCTGGCAGGCGACGCCGCGCACGTGCACCCGCCGCTGGGAGGTCAGGGCCTCAACCTCGGAATCCAGGACGCCTTCAACCTCGGGTGGAAACTGGCTGCAGAGATCAACGGCTGGGCGCCGGTCGATCTGCTGGACAGCTACCACTCCGAACGGCACCCCGTGGGCGCCGACGTCCTGAACAACACCCGCGCGCAGAGCGAGCTCATGTCCACCGAGCCGGGCCCCCAGGCCGTGCGCCGTCTGGTGACGGAGCTGATGGACTTCGAGGTCGTGAGCCGATATCTGATGGAGAAGATCACCGCCATCGGGGTCCGCTACGACTTCGGCGACGGAAATGAACTGCTCGGCAGGCGGCTGCGGGACATCGGTCTGGGGCGCGGGCGCCTGTACGAGCGGATGCACCGCGGCCGAGGACTTCTGCTCGACCGGACCGGCCGGCTCTCGGTCGACGGCTGGGCGGATCGGGTCGACTCCGTCGACGATGCCGGCGCCGAGGTGGGCGTGCCGGCCGTGTTGCTCCGACCGGACGGCCACGTGGCCTGGACCGGCGACGACCAGACGGGACTCGACAAGCAGCTGTCGCGGTGGTTCGGCGCTCCCGTCGGCTGA
- a CDS encoding Gfo/Idh/MocA family protein — MSKHGSLRLSAGMVGGGQGADIGKTHRYAMRLDDRYDLQAGVFGRDAASSAQIAESLGVPAERTYRDYREMAERESAREDGVDVVAVTTPNDSHFDIARTFLEAGISVVCEKPLTRDSESAAELVAIAESSGAILAVPHCYSAYAMVRHAARMVRDGDLGRIRFVAVEHASGWAATPLELGEHRQARWRTDPDVAGFPSVVGDLGTHAFQLLRFVTGLEATRVSAELDTLVPGRRVFDNATVRLTLSNGAPATLWASMAATGNEHGLRIRVFGDTASIEWRHEDPQHLTVRDLDGGTTILAQGMRTLSEDAARLTRPGLGHPEGFLEAFANFYRDLADELRARRDGDPTTVRDLSFPTGRDGLIGVQFVEATAASDAADSAWVVPAFAHEKVGI; from the coding sequence TTGAGCAAGCACGGAAGCCTGCGGCTGTCCGCGGGTATGGTCGGCGGCGGGCAGGGTGCCGACATCGGCAAGACCCACCGCTACGCCATGCGCCTGGACGACCGATACGACCTGCAGGCGGGGGTCTTCGGGCGGGACGCCGCGTCGTCGGCGCAGATCGCAGAGAGCCTCGGTGTTCCGGCCGAGCGCACCTACCGCGACTACCGGGAGATGGCCGAACGGGAATCCGCCCGCGAGGACGGCGTCGACGTGGTGGCCGTGACCACCCCCAACGACAGCCACTTCGACATCGCACGCACGTTCCTGGAGGCCGGCATCTCGGTGGTGTGTGAGAAGCCCCTCACCCGCGACTCGGAGTCGGCCGCGGAACTCGTCGCGATCGCCGAGTCGTCCGGCGCCATTCTGGCCGTTCCGCACTGCTATTCGGCGTACGCCATGGTCCGGCACGCGGCCCGGATGGTGCGCGACGGCGACCTCGGACGCATCCGGTTCGTGGCGGTGGAACACGCGTCCGGGTGGGCGGCGACACCCCTCGAACTCGGTGAACATCGGCAGGCGCGGTGGCGCACCGACCCCGACGTCGCGGGATTCCCCAGCGTCGTCGGCGATCTCGGCACCCACGCCTTCCAGCTGTTGCGTTTCGTCACCGGCCTCGAGGCGACCCGGGTGTCTGCCGAACTGGACACCCTCGTCCCCGGACGGCGGGTGTTCGACAACGCCACCGTGCGCCTCACCCTGTCCAACGGGGCACCCGCGACGCTGTGGGCGAGCATGGCTGCTACCGGCAACGAGCACGGCCTGCGCATCCGGGTCTTCGGTGACACCGCGAGCATCGAATGGCGGCACGAAGATCCGCAGCACCTGACGGTGCGAGACCTCGACGGCGGCACCACGATCCTCGCGCAGGGAATGCGCACACTGTCCGAGGACGCGGCCCGGCTCACCCGTCCCGGTCTGGGACACCCCGAGGGCTTCCTCGAGGCGTTCGCGAACTTTTACCGCGACCTCGCGGACGAACTCCGCGCCCGCCGCGACGGCGATCCCACCACCGTCCGCGATCTCTCCTTCCCCACCGGACGCGACGGGCTGATCGGCGTCCAGTTCGTCGAGGCGACGGCCGCCTCCGACGCCGCCGACTCGGCCTGGGTCGTTCCCGCTTTCGCACACGAAAAGGTCGGTATCTGA
- a CDS encoding Gfo/Idh/MocA family oxidoreductase, translated as MQRFALIGAGFIGGVHGANLAAHPDVDLALVFDIDLARATALAKRHGSRATTDLAEVFDPTAIDAVFIASSTDTHAEHLRTAATAGIPALCEKPIDLDLAHAVDVVRFADSRSLRAMVDFNRRFDRDYAELQRVVASGEIGSVELIQMTSRGPAMPPLDYIAVSGGQMRDQTVHFFDLARWISGLDPDSVFATGSTLAEPRLAEYGDVDTSAVTLRLPGGALVQIDCTRRIGYGYDERIEVLGSTGMVEARRQRAGSVSRYSAGRVVDDGMHAGWFERIRASYRTALDHFVDALENGAPIGPTLSEALKAQAIAEAATRSLTSGRMETIEYPA; from the coding sequence ATGCAGCGATTCGCCCTCATCGGAGCCGGTTTCATCGGCGGAGTGCACGGCGCCAACCTCGCCGCGCACCCCGACGTCGACCTGGCCCTGGTCTTCGACATCGATCTCGCGCGCGCGACGGCCCTCGCCAAGCGGCACGGCAGCCGCGCGACCACCGATCTCGCGGAAGTCTTCGATCCCACGGCGATCGACGCCGTCTTCATCGCGTCGTCCACCGACACCCACGCCGAGCACCTCCGCACCGCGGCGACGGCGGGAATCCCGGCCCTGTGCGAGAAGCCCATCGATCTCGACCTCGCGCACGCCGTCGACGTCGTGCGCTTCGCCGACTCCCGGTCACTGCGGGCGATGGTCGATTTCAACCGCCGCTTCGACCGCGACTACGCCGAACTGCAGCGGGTGGTCGCGTCCGGCGAGATCGGCTCGGTCGAGCTGATCCAGATGACCAGCCGCGGCCCGGCGATGCCGCCCCTCGACTACATCGCCGTCTCGGGCGGGCAGATGCGCGACCAGACCGTCCACTTCTTCGACCTGGCGCGGTGGATCTCCGGGCTCGACCCCGACTCGGTGTTCGCGACCGGTTCCACGCTGGCCGAACCCCGCCTCGCCGAGTACGGCGACGTCGACACGTCGGCGGTGACGCTGCGTCTGCCCGGCGGCGCACTCGTCCAGATCGACTGCACCCGGCGGATCGGCTACGGCTACGACGAACGCATCGAGGTCCTCGGCTCCACGGGCATGGTCGAGGCTCGACGTCAGCGCGCCGGATCCGTCTCCCGGTACAGCGCGGGCCGCGTCGTCGACGACGGGATGCACGCGGGATGGTTCGAGAGGATCCGGGCCAGCTACCGCACCGCGCTCGACCACTTCGTCGACGCGCTGGAGAACGGCGCCCCCATCGGACCCACGCTGTCGGAGGCGTTGAAGGCGCAGGCGATCGCCGAGGCCGCGACCCGCTCGCTCACCAGCGGTCGCATGGAGACCATCGAGTACCCGGCCTGA
- a CDS encoding nucleoside/nucleotide kinase family protein, with amino-acid sequence MDRLEELVARARALAVPGTRRVLGIAGPPGSGKSTVAAAVLAELGSSAVVVPMDGFHLAGAELARLGRAGRKGAPDTFDAAGYVALLRRLRDPDRETVYAPQFHREVEESYAGSIAVPPDVPLVITEGNYLLLDEGPWSAVRGLLDEAWFLAPDGDERVARLVERHVRFGKSPDEAREWVRRSDERNTALVAPGRARADVVVLGDPV; translated from the coding sequence GTGGACCGACTCGAGGAACTCGTCGCGCGCGCCCGGGCGCTGGCCGTGCCGGGCACACGCCGCGTTCTCGGCATCGCGGGACCGCCGGGCTCGGGAAAGAGCACGGTGGCGGCGGCGGTGCTGGCAGAGTTGGGGTCGTCCGCGGTGGTCGTGCCGATGGACGGATTCCACCTGGCGGGTGCGGAACTGGCCCGCCTCGGCCGGGCCGGACGCAAGGGCGCACCGGACACCTTCGACGCCGCCGGGTACGTGGCGCTGCTGCGCAGGCTGCGGGACCCCGACCGCGAGACGGTGTACGCCCCGCAGTTCCACCGTGAGGTCGAGGAGTCGTACGCCGGGTCGATCGCCGTCCCGCCGGACGTTCCGCTGGTGATCACCGAGGGCAATTACCTCCTCCTCGACGAGGGACCGTGGTCGGCGGTGCGTGGCCTGCTCGACGAGGCGTGGTTCCTCGCCCCGGACGGGGACGAACGCGTCGCCCGACTCGTCGAGCGGCACGTCCGGTTCGGCAAGTCGCCCGACGAGGCGCGAGAGTGGGTGCGGCGCAGCGACGAACGCAACACCGCGCTGGTCGCGCCCGGCCGCGCCCGGGCCGACGTCGTCGTCCTCGGAGACCCGGTGTGA
- a CDS encoding TetR/AcrR family transcriptional regulator: protein MRSRKKILDATLELIASDGFEGVTIAAAAGGAGVTRQTVYSNFGSREELVSQAISGLAVEVLGGIRSRLDATDTTCEYVVELIVAGREAVRTHPVLAALLQAERGNPVFDTGMMSRAKPVARELLAPLAERDPGVEPSLDDIVEIALRLALSVVLFDDDAVHADDDLRRFLTRWLLPAMPA, encoded by the coding sequence ATGCGGTCGCGGAAGAAGATCTTGGACGCCACGCTCGAATTGATCGCGAGCGACGGCTTCGAAGGGGTCACCATCGCGGCGGCGGCCGGCGGTGCGGGCGTCACGCGCCAGACCGTGTACTCCAACTTCGGCTCACGCGAGGAACTGGTCTCGCAGGCGATCTCCGGTCTCGCCGTCGAGGTGCTGGGCGGGATCCGCTCCAGGCTGGACGCCACCGACACCACCTGCGAGTACGTCGTCGAACTCATCGTCGCGGGCCGGGAAGCGGTGCGCACGCATCCGGTGCTGGCCGCCCTGCTCCAGGCGGAACGGGGCAACCCGGTGTTCGACACGGGCATGATGTCTCGCGCGAAACCCGTAGCGCGCGAACTGCTCGCGCCGCTCGCCGAGCGCGACCCCGGTGTGGAGCCGAGTCTGGACGACATCGTGGAGATCGCGCTGCGGCTGGCGTTGTCGGTGGTCCTCTTCGACGACGACGCCGTCCACGCCGACGACGACCTGCGCCGGTTTCTCACCCGCTGGCTGCTGCCCGCGATGCCGGCGTAA
- a CDS encoding universal stress protein, whose amino-acid sequence MTVLVAVTDTSEGSHALLAGKKEAAMLDTDLLVVNLSLTEPEEVHTLADDGVTVLDRIGRGDRDPATAVLDLIDDRPDIERLVIGVKRRSAVGKALLGSVSQRLILQSPIPVLAVKTPQ is encoded by the coding sequence ATGACAGTGCTCGTAGCAGTGACCGATACCTCCGAAGGATCGCACGCCCTCCTCGCCGGCAAGAAGGAAGCCGCGATGCTGGACACCGATCTGCTGGTGGTGAACCTCTCCCTCACCGAACCCGAAGAGGTGCACACCCTCGCGGACGACGGAGTGACCGTCCTCGACCGGATCGGCCGCGGCGACCGCGATCCCGCGACCGCCGTGCTGGATCTGATCGACGACCGGCCCGACATCGAACGCCTCGTAATCGGGGTCAAACGCCGCAGCGCGGTCGGCAAGGCACTCCTCGGCAGCGTGAGCCAGCGGCTCATCCTGCAATCCCCGATCCCGGTTCTCGCCGTCAAAACACCTCAGTAG
- a CDS encoding GMC oxidoreductase yields the protein MPALNRRSFLAGAAAAGLALASPTVAQAGTGRRATVPLTREDHRVIVVGSGFGGGVAALRLAEAGVPVLVLERGIRWPTGPDAETFPRATAPDKRILWYRSSPQLFGRPVALEPYTGLLEAVPGDNMTALCAAGVGGGSLVYQGMTLQPAEAVFNAHLPEALDWATMDRVHYPRVARMLQLSVAPDELIDSPNYQAARVFAQNAQRAGLPVSKIPMPIDWNFALDELRGRMKPSYTNGDGALGVNNGGKHSVDVTYIAAAEATGRVTVETLHQVTDVERAADGRWTVYVDRIDTSGTVLENKILTTNALVMAGSLNTTKLLVRAAATGRIPDLPDGLGGGWGTNADRIYVWTSLEQEFGVPQGGPVVYGSLNWDDPAAAATVIQASIPPLSFDARSTMLVGYGVSEGRGSFVYDPATDDAVLRWPKEGDAVIQNGTIDPMVRQIAGPASILTDTNALFPSTWHPLGGASMGSVCDLEGRVLGQRGLYVLDGALMPGNTAACNPSMTIAAVAERAMDHLVARDVGTVF from the coding sequence GTGCCTGCACTCAACCGCCGTTCCTTTCTCGCCGGGGCCGCCGCCGCGGGCCTCGCGCTGGCGAGTCCGACTGTCGCGCAGGCCGGGACCGGCCGCCGCGCGACCGTTCCGCTCACGCGCGAAGACCACCGGGTCATCGTCGTCGGGTCGGGATTCGGTGGCGGCGTCGCCGCGCTTCGGCTCGCGGAGGCGGGCGTGCCCGTTCTGGTACTCGAACGCGGAATACGCTGGCCGACAGGGCCGGACGCGGAGACCTTCCCCCGTGCGACCGCCCCCGACAAGCGGATCCTCTGGTACCGGTCCAGTCCGCAACTGTTCGGCAGGCCGGTGGCGCTGGAGCCGTACACCGGCCTTCTCGAGGCGGTGCCCGGCGACAACATGACCGCACTGTGCGCCGCGGGCGTCGGCGGCGGTTCCCTTGTCTACCAGGGGATGACGTTGCAACCGGCCGAGGCCGTCTTCAACGCGCACCTGCCCGAGGCTCTCGACTGGGCCACGATGGACCGGGTGCACTACCCGCGGGTCGCGCGCATGTTACAGCTCAGCGTCGCCCCCGACGAGTTGATCGACAGCCCGAATTATCAGGCGGCGAGAGTGTTTGCGCAGAACGCGCAGCGCGCGGGGCTCCCGGTGTCGAAGATCCCGATGCCGATCGACTGGAACTTCGCGCTCGACGAACTCCGCGGCCGGATGAAGCCCTCGTACACCAACGGCGACGGCGCACTCGGGGTCAACAACGGCGGCAAGCACTCGGTCGACGTCACGTACATCGCCGCCGCGGAGGCGACCGGCCGCGTGACGGTGGAAACCCTGCACCAGGTCACCGACGTCGAGCGGGCCGCGGACGGCCGCTGGACGGTGTACGTCGACCGGATCGACACGTCCGGCACCGTGCTCGAGAACAAGATCCTCACCACGAATGCCCTGGTGATGGCAGGCAGCCTGAACACCACCAAATTGCTGGTGCGCGCGGCGGCGACGGGCCGAATTCCGGACCTGCCCGACGGACTCGGGGGCGGCTGGGGCACCAACGCCGACCGGATCTACGTCTGGACGAGCCTCGAACAAGAATTCGGTGTGCCGCAGGGCGGTCCGGTGGTCTACGGCAGTCTGAACTGGGATGACCCCGCCGCCGCGGCCACGGTCATCCAGGCGTCGATACCTCCGCTGTCGTTCGACGCACGCAGCACCATGCTGGTCGGCTACGGCGTCAGCGAGGGGCGGGGGAGTTTCGTGTACGACCCGGCCACCGACGACGCAGTGCTGCGCTGGCCCAAGGAGGGCGACGCCGTCATCCAGAACGGCACCATCGATCCGATGGTGCGGCAGATCGCCGGTCCGGCAAGCATCCTCACGGACACCAACGCACTGTTCCCCTCCACCTGGCACCCGCTCGGCGGGGCGTCGATGGGCTCGGTCTGCGATCTCGAAGGCCGGGTGCTCGGCCAGCGCGGACTGTACGTGCTCGACGGCGCCCTGATGCCCGGCAACACCGCCGCGTGCAACCCGTCGATGACCATCGCCGCGGTGGCCGAACGCGCGATGGACCATCTGGTCGCCCGGGACGTCGGAACGGTTTTCTGA